A DNA window from Coffea arabica cultivar ET-39 chromosome 6c, Coffea Arabica ET-39 HiFi, whole genome shotgun sequence contains the following coding sequences:
- the LOC140008878 gene encoding uncharacterized protein, which translates to MSPYRLVFGKLCHLSVEFEHRAFLVVKQCNIDIDEGGIQRKLQLQELEEIRNEAYENAMIYKEKNKIFHDQQVSRKTFECGQKVLLYHSKLKLFPVEIQSLRMKNKFVVNGHCLKPYYEGAPVEREVQSWRAHAVFVSPEISGRFVILACPHGV; encoded by the exons ATGTCCCCTTATCGTTTGGTATTTGGGAAGCTATGTCACCTCTCCGTCGAGTTCGAGCATAGAGCATTTTTGGTGGTCAAGCAATGCAATATAGATATCGATGAGGGCGGAATTCAAAGGAAGTTACAGTTACAAGAATTGGAGGAGATTCGCAATGAAGCCTACGAGAATGCTATGATTTATAAGGAGAAGAATAAGATATTTCATGACCAGCAGGTCTCTAGGAAGACGTTTGAATGTGGGCAAAAAGTTCTACTGTACCACTCGAAATTGAAGTTATTTCCAG tggagatcCAGAGTTTAAGGATGAAGAataaatttgtggtgaatggtcATTGTCTCAAGCCGTATTATGAAGGGGCTCCAGTTGAACGG GAAGTGCAATCTTGGCGTGCTCACGCGGTGTTTGTGTCTCCTGAGATCAGTGGACGTTTTGTAATCTTGGCATGCCCACACGGTGTTTGA